A stretch of the Candidatus Zixiibacteriota bacterium genome encodes the following:
- a CDS encoding dCMP deaminase family protein: MQNPLSWEEYFMTLAIVASLKSKDPSTQVGAVIVDNKNKKVISSGYNGFPRYLDDDKIPQTRPEKYMYVVHAELNAILHAQRDLNNCTLYATVFPCSECMKAVIQTGIKTVIYLNELAGKDWELHKKATLKMAELTGVVVRKFEGQNEIMDYLQSKVNIRGKK; the protein is encoded by the coding sequence ATGCAAAATCCTCTTTCCTGGGAAGAATATTTCATGACTTTGGCAATAGTGGCCTCATTAAAATCTAAAGACCCCAGTACGCAGGTCGGAGCGGTGATAGTTGACAATAAAAACAAAAAGGTAATCAGCTCAGGCTATAATGGTTTTCCTCGATACTTAGATGACGATAAAATTCCGCAAACAAGGCCGGAAAAGTACATGTATGTCGTCCATGCCGAACTCAATGCCATTCTTCATGCGCAAAGAGATTTAAACAACTGCACCCTGTATGCTACGGTGTTTCCCTGTTCGGAATGTATGAAAGCTGTAATTCAGACAGGAATAAAGACCGTGATATATTTAAACGAACTTGCCGGCAAGGATTGGGAACTTCACAAGAAAGCTACTCTGAAAATGGCAGAGTTAACCGGTGTAGTAGTCCGTAAATTTGAGGGTCAAAACGAGATTATGGATTATTTGCAATCGAAAGTGAATATTCGGGGGAAGAAATAA